One genomic segment of Macaca fascicularis isolate 582-1 chromosome 19, T2T-MFA8v1.1 includes these proteins:
- the AKAP8 gene encoding A-kinase anchor protein 8 isoform X5, whose product MDQGYGGYGAWSAGPANTQGAYGTGVASWQGYENYNYYGAQNTSVTTGATYSYGPASWEATKANDGGLAAGGPAVHMASYGPEPCTDNSDSLIAKINQRLDMMSKEGGRGGSGGGGEGMQDRESSFRFQPFESYDSRPCLPEHNPYRPSYSYDYDFDLGSDRNGSFGGQYSECRDPARERGSLDGFMRGRGQGRFQDRSNPGAFMRSDPFVPPAASSEPLSTPWNELNYVGGRGLGGPSPSRPPPSLFSQSMAPDYGVMGMQAAGGYDSTMPYGCGRSQPRMRDRPKRRGFDRFGPDGTGRKRKQFQLYEEPDTKLARLDSEGDFSENDDAAGDFRSGDEEFKGEDDFCDSGKQRGPATYPG is encoded by the exons ATGGACCAGGGCTACGGAG GCTATGGGGCATGGAGTGCTGGACCTGCCAACACCCAGG GTGCATATGGAACTGGTGTGGCCAGCTGGCAAG GTTATGAAAACTACAATTACTATGGCGCCCAGAACACCAGTGTCACCACAGGCGCAACCTACAGCTACGGCCCAGCCTCGTGGGAGGCCACCAAGGCCAACGATGGCGGCCTGGCGGCGGGGGGCCCTGCCGTGCACATGGCCTCTTATGGCCCAGAGCCATGCACCGACAATTCCGACTCCCTCATTGCCAAGATCAACCAGCGTTTGGACATGATGTccaaggaaggaggcaggggcGGGAGCGGCGGCGGTGGGGAGGGCATGCAGGACCGGGAGAG CTCCTTCCGCTTCCAGCCGTTCGAGTCCTATGactccaggccctgcctgcccGAGCACAACCCCTACCGCCCCAGCTACAGCTATGACTATGACTTCGACCTGGGGTCCGACCGCAATGGCAGCTTTGGGGGGCAGTACAGTGAATGCCGGGACCCGGCCCGGGAGCGGGGCTCCCTTGATGGCTTCATGCGGGGCCGGGGCCAGGGCCGGTTCCAGGACCGGAGCAACCCTGGTGCCTTCATGCGCAGTGACCCCTTTGTGCCCCCTGCTGCGTCCTCTGAGCCCCTGTCCACGCCATGGAACGAGCTGAACTATGTGGGTGGACGGGGCCTGGGAGGGCCCTCCCCCAGCCGGCCGCCTCCGTCCCTCTTCTCCCAGTCCATGGCTCCCGACTACGGCGTGATGGGCATGCAGGCGGCAGGCGGCTATGACAGCACCATGCCCTACGGATGTGGCCGCTCGCAGCCTCGGATGCGGGATCGG CCCAAGAGGAGAGGGTTTGACCGCTTCGGACCAGATGGCACGGGCAGGAAACGGAAGCAGTTCCAACTTTACGAGGAGCCAGACACCAAACTGGCCCGGCTTGACAGTGAAGGAGATTTCTCCGAAAATG ATGACGCAGCTGGTGACTTCCGCTCGGGAGATGAAGAATTCAAGGGT GAGGATGACTTCTGCGACTCTGGGAAGCAGAGAG GTCCTGCTACCTACCCGGGATGA